A single window of Manduca sexta isolate Smith_Timp_Sample1 chromosome 15, JHU_Msex_v1.0, whole genome shotgun sequence DNA harbors:
- the LOC115446730 gene encoding LOW QUALITY PROTEIN: large subunit GTPase 1 homolog (The sequence of the model RefSeq protein was modified relative to this genomic sequence to represent the inferred CDS: deleted 1 base in 1 codon), producing MGKKNKDSLGRSLIKDRFSKNRHRRHVEDNTMLHTTEVNDGYDWGRLNLQSVTAESSLQEFLSTAELAQKEFTAEKMNLKYVKSVPMEVPVVTSQPDFDEPLTVPRRPQWTPGISTEEQLIRERDAFLDWRRNLNELQAKLGAALTPYERNLELWKQLWRTLEKSDVVLILLDARNPLLFRCADLEQYASEQKCKSILLLNKADLTSEHERKSWAEYFTKENVPIMFFSAAKTINERKISEASGDTPDTKDDEEEDSVPSDAESDENIDLESDENALKSTEEDIELFKRQLSEIDKAVSNTADRLDRIQDALDKVVENLRLGRPIDFFESQTLEIEPSVKEVVNVSEDTEKVQNSHEIYDRNKLLEVLKSIKVPKLKNPPRLSVGMIGYPNVGKSSTVNVLMQTKKVSVSSMPGHTRHIQSLILDDDIELLDCPGLVLPAYAVAPDLLLTAVLPIDQMRAHDAAMARLCQLVGKHVFEEKYGLLLPQDNAAKELDYKQILTAHAFNRGFMTAAGQPDQSRSARLLLKDAASGRLRWGQLPPGCSPPPLDLLLEDKRNEKRKPTPREARMVEGWLNKASEIDSAFFAMQKSTAHVKGTQLISSGMTAAQPAEKPLGKPWKLEKKHANKNKREKLRRVYAHLDEH from the exons ATGGGAAAGAAAAACAAGGACTCTCTAGGGAGGTCGCTTATTAAGGATAGGTTCTCTAAAAATCGACACCGCCGTCATGTAGAAGATAACACCATG TTACATACAACAGAAGTCAATGATGGTTATGACTGGGGACGCCTAAACTTACAATCAGTGACTGCAGAATCTTCTCTCCAAGAGTTCCTGTCTACAGCTGAGTTAGCTCAAAAAGAGTTTACTGCagaaaaaatgaatttaaaatatgtcaaatCGGTGCCAATGGAGGTGCCCGTGGTTACATCTCAGCCTGATTTCGATGAGCCTTTAACTGTGCCAAGAAG GCCACAATGGACCCCAGGTATATCA ACAGAGGAACAGTTAATTCGTGAAAGAGATGCGTTTTTGGATTGGCGTCGGAATCTAAATGAATTACAGGCTAAACTAGGGGCAGCACTCACACCATATGAAAGGAATTTGGAACTATGGAAACAGTTGTGGAggactttagaaaagtctgatGTTGTTCTGATACTTCTTGATGCAAGAAATCCACTATTGTTTAG GTGTGCAGATTTGGAACAGTATGCTTCAGAACAAAAATGCAAGTCAATATTACTGTTGAACAAAGCTGACCTCACAAGTGAACATGAAAGGAAAAGTTGGGctgaatattttacaaaagag AATGTTCCTATTATGTTTTTCTCTGCGGCAAAGACAATAAACGAACGTAAAATATCTGAAGCTAGTGGAGATACTCCTGACACAAAAGATGATGAGGAAGAAGATTCTGTACCTTCTGATGCAGAGAGTGATGAAAATATAGATCTAGAATCTGACGAAAATGCATTAAAGAGTACTGAAGaagatattgaattatttaaaaggcAATTGAGTGAAATTGACAAAGCAGTGTCAAATACAGCAGACAGACTAGACAGAATCCAAGATGCTTTAGATAAAGTTGTCGAAAACTTACGACTTGGGAGACCTATTGACTTCTTTGAAAGTCAAACTTTAGAAATTGAACCCAGTGTTAAAGAGGTAGTTAATGTTTCAGAAGATACTGAGAAAGTGCAAAATTCCCATGAAATTTATGATCGCAATAAGTTATTAGAAGTATTAAAGAGTATCAAAGTTCCAAAATTGAAAAATCCACCAAGACTGAGTGTTGGTATGATTGGGTATCCTAATGTTGGTAAATCTAGTACTGTGAATGTACTGATGCAAACTAAAAAG GTGAGCGTAAGTTCGATGCCTGGGCACACTCGACATATTCAGTCGCTCATTTTAGACGACGATATAGAGTTGTTGGACTGCCCTGGGTTGGTGTTGCCAGCGTATGCGGTGGCGCCTGATTTATTATTGACAGCAGTGTTGCCAATCGACCAG atgCGAGCCCACGACGCTGCGATGGCGCGTCTGTGCCAACTGGTCGGCAAACACGTGTTCGAAGAGAAATACGGTCTTCTACTCCCGCAGGATAATGCTGCGAAGGAATTAGATTACAAGCAGATACTCACCGCTCATGCCT TCAACAGAGGGTTCATGACGGCGGCGGGGCAGCCCGACCAGTCGCGCTCGGCGAGACTCCTGCTCAAGGACGCGGCGAGCGGCCGCCTGCGCTGGGGACAGCTGCCGCCCGGCTGCAGCCCCCCGCCCCTCGACCTGCTGCTGGAAGACAAGAGGAACGAGAAGCGGAAGCCTACGCCCAGGGAGGCTAGGATGGTTGAG GGTTGGTTGAACAAAGCATCTGAAATCGACAGCGCGTTCTTCGCGATGCAAAAGAGTACGGCGCATGTTAAAGGAACGCAACTTATTAGCAGCgg taTGACAGCAGCTCAGCCAGCAGAAAAACCTTTAGGTAAACCTTGGAAATTGGAGAAAAAAcatgcaaacaaaaacaaaagagaAAAACTCAGGAGAGTGTACGCGCATCTCGACGAACATTGA
- the LOC115451251 gene encoding trimethylguanosine synthase isoform X1: MSEYYDHYHRWEPLAEFHFNIDSENEDEYDEDNFLYCICSRAFIRDTVKTYNAEKEYASESDIEVLQDSQSQEGEDQSHVHFSLDTSYKVKCEKDDVASCYCSASHTENCCSTDEHDAVQIHGTSHALQPSDSGADLTYQDYHSDYTTHDKLERMDQDFQGIIGDEDYLSEETWDKFWAINGERLIWASWIKKYSDYINPAYLNDNNDLIMDENGIPKQHSVDEIYKEAAQKNDEDGMRERKFSYDSKVNPYKKTNVCVHVEKNEKLSGPNKDEQWLPIARRRSCSEHDRILSPRTVAGTDSMTNVTKLTLSSYDVTSSHVTSESTPTDDYSVSSSSDDQSNDQTRIANIDDGLDQVPVEEMDTEQYWQFLWKKHFGEQYALHYANYIHIQSLNKDAINVVKAEFKDKLEEKVFEIECENSEGNSQEMPTVIEVQTQVQQIQLEDKPTKTRKRNKKPSSKYLDSVGVLLQTLLKEEQKKCDEINEVTDVAVAEDVNNKTDTQSVTANDDGAEATSVSQSVSNNNFTSYSYDDGDDDPPEDTPVTLKRSHEIDDEEVASEKIRSTFETMGFCLHTDKMPKGLLVYRKRIGRLRPPRYKKIGGGKKTYFDDDGNAYQVDQTYLQTKDSQYEREMQTDEEAAPVKSDTENKSETNCTMNLEPQKEVSSTMDRDSAAETLNTLLPLDSDLLSDAPDGSDRQKSDEYDNTVSQQGTTKRRRRQKRYAKLEEDDHDASDLPPELRDDPKMLKYWKKRHSLFHRFDEGVKLDLESWFSVTPENVARHIATKCGAASATVLDAFCGAGGNTIQFALTCHKVIAVDIDPAKIEMARHNATVYGVADRIEFIVGDFFELAPELKADLVFLSPPWGGPDYTKTREYDIETMLEPRPASELMNVARTISSSIALYLPRNSRSDQILSLAKETGGSVEVEQSFLDKRFVAITAYYY; this comes from the exons ATGTCGGAATATTACGATCATTACCATCGTTGGGAGCCTCTTGCTGAATTTCATTTCAACATAGACAGTGAGAATGAAGATGAATACGACGAAGATAATTTCCTATACTGTATATGTAGCAGAGCATTCATCAG GGACACTGTAAAAACATATAATGCCGAGAAAGAGTATGCCAGTGAGAGTGACATAGAGGTTCTTCAGGACTCACAGTCTCAAGAGGGAGAGGATCAGTCACATGTACACTTTTCCCTGGACACCTCCTATAAGGTCAAATGTGAG AAAGATGATGTTGCAAGCTGTTACTGCAGCGCATCGCACACAGAAAACTGTTGCTCAACCGATGAACATGATGCTGTACAAATCCATGGCACGTCCCATGCCTTGCAACCAAGTGACAGTGGTGCAGACCTTACATATCAAGACTACCATTCTGACTACACCACACATGACAAGCTGGAGAGAATGGACCAAGATTTTCAAGGTATTATTGGAGATGAAGATTACCTCTCAGAAGAGACTTGGGACAAATTCTGGGCTATCAATGGGGAAAGGCTTATTTGGGCGTCATGGATTAAGAAATACAGTGACTACATTAATCCTGCATACTTGAATGACAACAATGATTTGATCATGGATGAAAATGGCATACCAAAACAACATTCAGTTGATGAAATATACAAAGAAGCTGCTCAAAAAAATGATGAGGATGGTATGAGGGAGAGAAAGTTTTCTTATGATTCTAAAGTCAATCCTTATAAGAAAACAAATGTGTGTGTCCATGTTGAGAAAAATGAAAAGTTGAGCGGACCAAATAAAGATGAACAGTGGCTGCCTATAGCCAGAAGGCGGTCATGCTCTGAACACGACAGAATACTAAGTCCCAGGACTGTAGCTGGCACAGATTCGATGACAAATGTCACTAAGCTTACTCTATCAAGCTACGATGTCACATCAAGCCACGTCACTTCGGAATCGACGCCCACAGACGATTACAGCGTGTCTTCATCGTCAGACGATCAGTCGAATGACCAAACAAGAATAGCGAATATAGATGATGGACTAGATCAAGTTCCTGTTGAGGAAATGGACACAGAACAGTACTGGCAGTTTCTATGGAAAAAACATTTTGGAGAGCAATACGCGCTACATTATGCCAACTACATACATATACAGAGTCTAAATAAAGATGCTATCAATGTAGTGAAAGCAGAATTCAAAGATAAACTTGAGGAAAAAGTGTTTGAGATCGAGTGTGAAAATAGCGAAGGTAATTCACAAGAAATGCCAACAGTAATAGAAGTACAGACACAGGTACAGCAGATACAACTTGAAGATAAACCTACCAAAACCCGAAAGCGGAACAAGAAACCTAGCAGCAAATATTTGGATTCTGTAGGAGTTTTGCTTCAAACTCTTTTAAAAGAGGAGCAAAAGAAGTGTGATGAGATTAATGAAGTAACAGATGTGGCTGTGGCCGAGgatgtaaataacaaaacagaCACACAATCAGTGACTGCTAATGACGACGGTGCTGAGGCGACAAGCGTGTCGCAGTCAGTGAGCAACAACAATTTCACGTCTTATAGCTATGACGACGGAGATGACGATCCTCCTGAAGACACGCCCGTCACATTAAAAAGGAG tcatgAAATCGACGACGAAGAAGTGGCGTCTGAGAAGATAAGGTCAACGTTCGAGACTATGGGCTTCTGTTTACACACAGACAAAATGCCTAAGGGATTGTTAGTGTACAGAAAACGTATTGGGAGGCTGCGCCCGCCCAGGTACAAGAAGATCGGCGGtggaaaaaaaacatactttgaTGATGACGGGAACGCCTACCAAGTTGATCAG ACTTATTTACAGACAAAAGACTCACAATATGAGAGGGAAATGCAAACAGATGAGGAAGCGGCACCAGTTAAATCTGATACTGAGAATAAATCAGAAACAAATTGCACTATGAATTTAGAACCGCAAAAAGAAGTTTCAAGCACAATGGATAGAGATTCAGCTGCAGAGACTTTAAATACATTGTTACCTCTCGACTCGGATCTGCTAAGTGATGCTCCAGATGGTAGCGATAGGCAGAAATCTGACGAATATGATAATACAg TGAGCCAGCAAGGGACGACCAAGCGCAGGAGACGACAGAAACGCTACGCTAAGCTGGAGGAAGATGACCACGATGCGAGTGACTTGCCGCCAGAGTTGAGAGACGATCCTAAAATGTTGAAGTATTGGAAAAAGCGGCACTCCCTGTTTCATAG GTTTGACGAGGGCGTGAAGCTGGACCTGGAGAGCTGGTTCAGTGTGACGCCGGAGAATGTAGCGCGCCACATCGCCACCAAGTGTGGCGCCGCCTCCGCCACGGTACTCGACGCCTTCTGCGGCGCCGGCGGGAACACCATACAGTTCGCGCTCACCTGCCATAAAG TAATCGCGGTGGACATAGACCCGGCCAAGATCGAGATGGCGCGCCACAACGCGACCGTTTATGGCGTCGCGGACCGCATCGAGTTCATAGTGGGGGATTTCTTCGAACTCGCGCCCGAACTCAAGGCGGACCTGGTGTTCCTGAGCCCACCGTGGGGTGGGCCTGATTATACTAAG ACCCGTGAGTACGATATAGAGACGATGCTGGAGCCGCGGCCCGCGTCGGAACTGATGAACGTGGCGCGGACGATATCTTCCTCTATAGCACTGTACCTACCAAGGAACTCGCGATCTGATCAG ATATTATCGCTGGCCAAAGAAACTGGTGGTTCAGTGGAAGTGGAACAAAGTTTCCTCGATAAAAGATTTGTTGCAATCactgcatattattattaa
- the LOC115451251 gene encoding trimethylguanosine synthase isoform X2 yields MSEYYDHYHRWEPLAEFHFNIDSENEDEYDEDNFLYCICSRAFIRDTVKTYNAEKEYASESDIEVLQDSQSQEGEDQSHVHFSLDTSYKVKCEKDDVASCYCSASHTENCCSTDEHDAVQIHGTSHALQPSDSGADLTYQDYHSDYTTHDKLERMDQDFQGIIGDEDYLSEETWDKFWAINGERLIWASWIKKYSDYINPAYLNDNNDLIMDENGIPKQHSVDEIYKEAAQKNDEDGMRERKFSYDSKVNPYKKTNVCVHVEKNEKLSGPNKDEQWLPIARRRSCSEHDRILSPRTVAGTDSMTNVTKLTLSSYDVTSSHVTSESTPTDDYSVSSSSDDQSNDQTRIANIDDGLDQVPVEEMDTEQYWQFLWKKHFGEQYALHYANYIHIQSLNKDAINVVKAEFKDKLEEKVFEIECENSEGNSQEMPTVIEVQTQVQQIQLEDKPTKTRKRNKKPSSKYLDSVGVLLQTLLKEEQKKCDEINEVTDVAVAEDVNNKTDTQSVTANDDGAEATSVSQSVSNNNFTSYSYDDGDDDPPEDTPVTLKRSHEIDDEEVASEKIRSTFETMGFCLHTDKMPKGLLVYRKRIGRLRPPRYKKIGGGKKTYFDDDGNAYQVDQTKDSQYEREMQTDEEAAPVKSDTENKSETNCTMNLEPQKEVSSTMDRDSAAETLNTLLPLDSDLLSDAPDGSDRQKSDEYDNTVSQQGTTKRRRRQKRYAKLEEDDHDASDLPPELRDDPKMLKYWKKRHSLFHRFDEGVKLDLESWFSVTPENVARHIATKCGAASATVLDAFCGAGGNTIQFALTCHKVIAVDIDPAKIEMARHNATVYGVADRIEFIVGDFFELAPELKADLVFLSPPWGGPDYTKTREYDIETMLEPRPASELMNVARTISSSIALYLPRNSRSDQILSLAKETGGSVEVEQSFLDKRFVAITAYYY; encoded by the exons ATGTCGGAATATTACGATCATTACCATCGTTGGGAGCCTCTTGCTGAATTTCATTTCAACATAGACAGTGAGAATGAAGATGAATACGACGAAGATAATTTCCTATACTGTATATGTAGCAGAGCATTCATCAG GGACACTGTAAAAACATATAATGCCGAGAAAGAGTATGCCAGTGAGAGTGACATAGAGGTTCTTCAGGACTCACAGTCTCAAGAGGGAGAGGATCAGTCACATGTACACTTTTCCCTGGACACCTCCTATAAGGTCAAATGTGAG AAAGATGATGTTGCAAGCTGTTACTGCAGCGCATCGCACACAGAAAACTGTTGCTCAACCGATGAACATGATGCTGTACAAATCCATGGCACGTCCCATGCCTTGCAACCAAGTGACAGTGGTGCAGACCTTACATATCAAGACTACCATTCTGACTACACCACACATGACAAGCTGGAGAGAATGGACCAAGATTTTCAAGGTATTATTGGAGATGAAGATTACCTCTCAGAAGAGACTTGGGACAAATTCTGGGCTATCAATGGGGAAAGGCTTATTTGGGCGTCATGGATTAAGAAATACAGTGACTACATTAATCCTGCATACTTGAATGACAACAATGATTTGATCATGGATGAAAATGGCATACCAAAACAACATTCAGTTGATGAAATATACAAAGAAGCTGCTCAAAAAAATGATGAGGATGGTATGAGGGAGAGAAAGTTTTCTTATGATTCTAAAGTCAATCCTTATAAGAAAACAAATGTGTGTGTCCATGTTGAGAAAAATGAAAAGTTGAGCGGACCAAATAAAGATGAACAGTGGCTGCCTATAGCCAGAAGGCGGTCATGCTCTGAACACGACAGAATACTAAGTCCCAGGACTGTAGCTGGCACAGATTCGATGACAAATGTCACTAAGCTTACTCTATCAAGCTACGATGTCACATCAAGCCACGTCACTTCGGAATCGACGCCCACAGACGATTACAGCGTGTCTTCATCGTCAGACGATCAGTCGAATGACCAAACAAGAATAGCGAATATAGATGATGGACTAGATCAAGTTCCTGTTGAGGAAATGGACACAGAACAGTACTGGCAGTTTCTATGGAAAAAACATTTTGGAGAGCAATACGCGCTACATTATGCCAACTACATACATATACAGAGTCTAAATAAAGATGCTATCAATGTAGTGAAAGCAGAATTCAAAGATAAACTTGAGGAAAAAGTGTTTGAGATCGAGTGTGAAAATAGCGAAGGTAATTCACAAGAAATGCCAACAGTAATAGAAGTACAGACACAGGTACAGCAGATACAACTTGAAGATAAACCTACCAAAACCCGAAAGCGGAACAAGAAACCTAGCAGCAAATATTTGGATTCTGTAGGAGTTTTGCTTCAAACTCTTTTAAAAGAGGAGCAAAAGAAGTGTGATGAGATTAATGAAGTAACAGATGTGGCTGTGGCCGAGgatgtaaataacaaaacagaCACACAATCAGTGACTGCTAATGACGACGGTGCTGAGGCGACAAGCGTGTCGCAGTCAGTGAGCAACAACAATTTCACGTCTTATAGCTATGACGACGGAGATGACGATCCTCCTGAAGACACGCCCGTCACATTAAAAAGGAG tcatgAAATCGACGACGAAGAAGTGGCGTCTGAGAAGATAAGGTCAACGTTCGAGACTATGGGCTTCTGTTTACACACAGACAAAATGCCTAAGGGATTGTTAGTGTACAGAAAACGTATTGGGAGGCTGCGCCCGCCCAGGTACAAGAAGATCGGCGGtggaaaaaaaacatactttgaTGATGACGGGAACGCCTACCAAGTTGATCAG ACAAAAGACTCACAATATGAGAGGGAAATGCAAACAGATGAGGAAGCGGCACCAGTTAAATCTGATACTGAGAATAAATCAGAAACAAATTGCACTATGAATTTAGAACCGCAAAAAGAAGTTTCAAGCACAATGGATAGAGATTCAGCTGCAGAGACTTTAAATACATTGTTACCTCTCGACTCGGATCTGCTAAGTGATGCTCCAGATGGTAGCGATAGGCAGAAATCTGACGAATATGATAATACAg TGAGCCAGCAAGGGACGACCAAGCGCAGGAGACGACAGAAACGCTACGCTAAGCTGGAGGAAGATGACCACGATGCGAGTGACTTGCCGCCAGAGTTGAGAGACGATCCTAAAATGTTGAAGTATTGGAAAAAGCGGCACTCCCTGTTTCATAG GTTTGACGAGGGCGTGAAGCTGGACCTGGAGAGCTGGTTCAGTGTGACGCCGGAGAATGTAGCGCGCCACATCGCCACCAAGTGTGGCGCCGCCTCCGCCACGGTACTCGACGCCTTCTGCGGCGCCGGCGGGAACACCATACAGTTCGCGCTCACCTGCCATAAAG TAATCGCGGTGGACATAGACCCGGCCAAGATCGAGATGGCGCGCCACAACGCGACCGTTTATGGCGTCGCGGACCGCATCGAGTTCATAGTGGGGGATTTCTTCGAACTCGCGCCCGAACTCAAGGCGGACCTGGTGTTCCTGAGCCCACCGTGGGGTGGGCCTGATTATACTAAG ACCCGTGAGTACGATATAGAGACGATGCTGGAGCCGCGGCCCGCGTCGGAACTGATGAACGTGGCGCGGACGATATCTTCCTCTATAGCACTGTACCTACCAAGGAACTCGCGATCTGATCAG ATATTATCGCTGGCCAAAGAAACTGGTGGTTCAGTGGAAGTGGAACAAAGTTTCCTCGATAAAAGATTTGTTGCAATCactgcatattattattaa
- the LOC115451251 gene encoding trimethylguanosine synthase isoform X3 gives MLCIVIIKILLNKSNSYLFYKMPLITVQSKGFLESVSASDYLNQKDDVASCYCSASHTENCCSTDEHDAVQIHGTSHALQPSDSGADLTYQDYHSDYTTHDKLERMDQDFQGIIGDEDYLSEETWDKFWAINGERLIWASWIKKYSDYINPAYLNDNNDLIMDENGIPKQHSVDEIYKEAAQKNDEDGMRERKFSYDSKVNPYKKTNVCVHVEKNEKLSGPNKDEQWLPIARRRSCSEHDRILSPRTVAGTDSMTNVTKLTLSSYDVTSSHVTSESTPTDDYSVSSSSDDQSNDQTRIANIDDGLDQVPVEEMDTEQYWQFLWKKHFGEQYALHYANYIHIQSLNKDAINVVKAEFKDKLEEKVFEIECENSEGNSQEMPTVIEVQTQVQQIQLEDKPTKTRKRNKKPSSKYLDSVGVLLQTLLKEEQKKCDEINEVTDVAVAEDVNNKTDTQSVTANDDGAEATSVSQSVSNNNFTSYSYDDGDDDPPEDTPVTLKRSHEIDDEEVASEKIRSTFETMGFCLHTDKMPKGLLVYRKRIGRLRPPRYKKIGGGKKTYFDDDGNAYQVDQTYLQTKDSQYEREMQTDEEAAPVKSDTENKSETNCTMNLEPQKEVSSTMDRDSAAETLNTLLPLDSDLLSDAPDGSDRQKSDEYDNTVSQQGTTKRRRRQKRYAKLEEDDHDASDLPPELRDDPKMLKYWKKRHSLFHRFDEGVKLDLESWFSVTPENVARHIATKCGAASATVLDAFCGAGGNTIQFALTCHKVIAVDIDPAKIEMARHNATVYGVADRIEFIVGDFFELAPELKADLVFLSPPWGGPDYTKTREYDIETMLEPRPASELMNVARTISSSIALYLPRNSRSDQILSLAKETGGSVEVEQSFLDKRFVAITAYYY, from the exons ATGCTGTGCAttgtcataattaaaattttattaaacaaatctaattcttatttgttttataaaatgccCTTGATAACCGTACAGTCAAAGGGATTCCTGGAGTCAGTAAGTGCAAGTGACTACTTGAATCAG AAAGATGATGTTGCAAGCTGTTACTGCAGCGCATCGCACACAGAAAACTGTTGCTCAACCGATGAACATGATGCTGTACAAATCCATGGCACGTCCCATGCCTTGCAACCAAGTGACAGTGGTGCAGACCTTACATATCAAGACTACCATTCTGACTACACCACACATGACAAGCTGGAGAGAATGGACCAAGATTTTCAAGGTATTATTGGAGATGAAGATTACCTCTCAGAAGAGACTTGGGACAAATTCTGGGCTATCAATGGGGAAAGGCTTATTTGGGCGTCATGGATTAAGAAATACAGTGACTACATTAATCCTGCATACTTGAATGACAACAATGATTTGATCATGGATGAAAATGGCATACCAAAACAACATTCAGTTGATGAAATATACAAAGAAGCTGCTCAAAAAAATGATGAGGATGGTATGAGGGAGAGAAAGTTTTCTTATGATTCTAAAGTCAATCCTTATAAGAAAACAAATGTGTGTGTCCATGTTGAGAAAAATGAAAAGTTGAGCGGACCAAATAAAGATGAACAGTGGCTGCCTATAGCCAGAAGGCGGTCATGCTCTGAACACGACAGAATACTAAGTCCCAGGACTGTAGCTGGCACAGATTCGATGACAAATGTCACTAAGCTTACTCTATCAAGCTACGATGTCACATCAAGCCACGTCACTTCGGAATCGACGCCCACAGACGATTACAGCGTGTCTTCATCGTCAGACGATCAGTCGAATGACCAAACAAGAATAGCGAATATAGATGATGGACTAGATCAAGTTCCTGTTGAGGAAATGGACACAGAACAGTACTGGCAGTTTCTATGGAAAAAACATTTTGGAGAGCAATACGCGCTACATTATGCCAACTACATACATATACAGAGTCTAAATAAAGATGCTATCAATGTAGTGAAAGCAGAATTCAAAGATAAACTTGAGGAAAAAGTGTTTGAGATCGAGTGTGAAAATAGCGAAGGTAATTCACAAGAAATGCCAACAGTAATAGAAGTACAGACACAGGTACAGCAGATACAACTTGAAGATAAACCTACCAAAACCCGAAAGCGGAACAAGAAACCTAGCAGCAAATATTTGGATTCTGTAGGAGTTTTGCTTCAAACTCTTTTAAAAGAGGAGCAAAAGAAGTGTGATGAGATTAATGAAGTAACAGATGTGGCTGTGGCCGAGgatgtaaataacaaaacagaCACACAATCAGTGACTGCTAATGACGACGGTGCTGAGGCGACAAGCGTGTCGCAGTCAGTGAGCAACAACAATTTCACGTCTTATAGCTATGACGACGGAGATGACGATCCTCCTGAAGACACGCCCGTCACATTAAAAAGGAG tcatgAAATCGACGACGAAGAAGTGGCGTCTGAGAAGATAAGGTCAACGTTCGAGACTATGGGCTTCTGTTTACACACAGACAAAATGCCTAAGGGATTGTTAGTGTACAGAAAACGTATTGGGAGGCTGCGCCCGCCCAGGTACAAGAAGATCGGCGGtggaaaaaaaacatactttgaTGATGACGGGAACGCCTACCAAGTTGATCAG ACTTATTTACAGACAAAAGACTCACAATATGAGAGGGAAATGCAAACAGATGAGGAAGCGGCACCAGTTAAATCTGATACTGAGAATAAATCAGAAACAAATTGCACTATGAATTTAGAACCGCAAAAAGAAGTTTCAAGCACAATGGATAGAGATTCAGCTGCAGAGACTTTAAATACATTGTTACCTCTCGACTCGGATCTGCTAAGTGATGCTCCAGATGGTAGCGATAGGCAGAAATCTGACGAATATGATAATACAg TGAGCCAGCAAGGGACGACCAAGCGCAGGAGACGACAGAAACGCTACGCTAAGCTGGAGGAAGATGACCACGATGCGAGTGACTTGCCGCCAGAGTTGAGAGACGATCCTAAAATGTTGAAGTATTGGAAAAAGCGGCACTCCCTGTTTCATAG GTTTGACGAGGGCGTGAAGCTGGACCTGGAGAGCTGGTTCAGTGTGACGCCGGAGAATGTAGCGCGCCACATCGCCACCAAGTGTGGCGCCGCCTCCGCCACGGTACTCGACGCCTTCTGCGGCGCCGGCGGGAACACCATACAGTTCGCGCTCACCTGCCATAAAG TAATCGCGGTGGACATAGACCCGGCCAAGATCGAGATGGCGCGCCACAACGCGACCGTTTATGGCGTCGCGGACCGCATCGAGTTCATAGTGGGGGATTTCTTCGAACTCGCGCCCGAACTCAAGGCGGACCTGGTGTTCCTGAGCCCACCGTGGGGTGGGCCTGATTATACTAAG ACCCGTGAGTACGATATAGAGACGATGCTGGAGCCGCGGCCCGCGTCGGAACTGATGAACGTGGCGCGGACGATATCTTCCTCTATAGCACTGTACCTACCAAGGAACTCGCGATCTGATCAG ATATTATCGCTGGCCAAAGAAACTGGTGGTTCAGTGGAAGTGGAACAAAGTTTCCTCGATAAAAGATTTGTTGCAATCactgcatattattattaa
- the LOC115451252 gene encoding small nuclear ribonucleoprotein F — protein MAAAMPINPKPFLNSLTGKSVLVKLKWGHEYKGLLVSADGYMNLQLANTEEIVDGNCTGNLGEVLIRCNNVLYVRGAEEEDEEGEMKE, from the exons atggcGGCGGCTATGCCAATCAACCCGAAACCTTTCCTAAACAGTCTAACGGGTAAATCAGTTTTAGTAAAACTAAAATGGGGCCACGAATATAAGGGACTGCTGGTATCAGCAGACGGTTACATGAATTTACAACTAGCAAACACCGAGGAAATCGTCGACGGGAACTGCACAG GTAATCTCGGTGAAGTTCTAATTAGGTGTAACAATGTGCTGTATGTCCGAGGGGCAGAGGAAGAAGATGAGGAGGGGGAGATGAAAGAATAG